From a region of the Lusitaniella coriacea LEGE 07157 genome:
- a CDS encoding 3'(2'),5'-bisphosphate nucleotidase CysQ family protein: protein MKSLAENQSEALAEIGAIARQVGWGAIDILRSYYRGDSNEGDLEIKDKKDGPVTAADLAANRHILKNLQTALSHEDFGYLSEETYQGESVAKDWVWIIDPLDGTRDFINKTGEYALHIALTYKKRPMLAIVGIPEAEKLYFAIKGQGTFVETRDGTQEPRRVSTRNQIEDLAMIASRSHRDLRLNTMLERMPFKERHYMGSVGGKISTILEQKCDVYISLSGKTAPKDWDFAAPELVLTEAGGKFTSFEGNDLTYNNADVSQWGGLMASNGHCHQELYTLATNLLAEIDREST from the coding sequence GTGAAATCTTTAGCAGAAAATCAGTCCGAGGCATTAGCAGAAATCGGCGCGATCGCGCGGCAAGTCGGCTGGGGAGCAATAGATATCCTTCGCTCCTACTATCGCGGTGACAGCAATGAAGGAGACTTAGAAATCAAAGACAAAAAGGACGGTCCCGTCACCGCCGCAGACTTAGCTGCAAACCGCCATATACTCAAAAACCTCCAAACTGCCCTGAGTCACGAAGATTTTGGCTACCTCAGCGAAGAAACCTACCAAGGCGAATCCGTTGCCAAAGATTGGGTTTGGATTATCGATCCCCTCGACGGAACGCGGGACTTCATCAACAAAACCGGAGAATACGCCCTCCACATCGCCCTTACCTACAAAAAAAGACCCATGCTTGCCATTGTGGGCATCCCCGAAGCCGAAAAACTCTACTTCGCCATCAAAGGTCAGGGAACCTTCGTTGAAACCCGCGACGGAACCCAAGAACCTCGCCGCGTCTCCACCCGCAACCAAATTGAAGACTTAGCAATGATCGCCAGTCGTTCCCACCGCGATCTCCGTTTAAACACCATGCTAGAACGAATGCCCTTCAAAGAACGGCACTACATGGGCAGCGTCGGCGGCAAAATTTCCACCATCCTCGAACAAAAATGCGATGTCTACATCTCCCTTTCCGGCAAAACAGCCCCCAAAGATTGGGACTTCGCAGCACCCGAACTCGTCCTTACCGAAGCAGGAGGGAAATTTACCAGCTTTGAAGGAAACGACTTAACCTACAACAACGCAGATGTTTCTCAATGGGGTGGTTTAATGGCAAGTAACGGTCATTGTCATCAAGAACTCTATACCCTCGCAACGA